A window from Streptomyces sp. NBC_00299 encodes these proteins:
- the trpB gene encoding tryptophan synthase subunit beta, producing the protein MPSDFFIPDPEGQVPTPEGYFGAFGGKFIPEALVAAVDEVAVEYDKAKHDPEFARELDDLLVNYTGRPSSLTEVPRFAEHAGGARIFLKREDLNHTGSHKINNVLGQALLTKRMGKTRVIAETGAGQHGVATATACALFGLDCTIYMGEIDTQRQALNVARMRMLGAEVIAVKSGSRTLKDAINEAFRDWVANVDHTHYLFGTVAGPHPFPAMVRDFHRVIGVEARRQILERADRLPDAAVACVGGGSNAIGLFHAFIPDADVRLIGCEPAGHGVETGEHAATLTAGEPGILHGSRSYVLQDDEGQITEPYSISAGLDYPGIGPEHSYLKDSGRGEYRAVTDDAAMQALRLLSQTEGIIPAIESAHALAGALEVGRELGKDGLIVVNLSGRGDKDMDTAARYFGLYDTDAEVAADANGGAAEIQGDAK; encoded by the coding sequence ATGCCCAGCGACTTCTTCATCCCCGACCCGGAGGGTCAAGTCCCCACCCCCGAAGGCTACTTCGGTGCCTTCGGCGGCAAGTTCATCCCGGAGGCCCTCGTCGCCGCCGTGGACGAGGTGGCCGTCGAATACGACAAGGCCAAGCACGACCCCGAGTTCGCCCGGGAACTCGACGACCTGCTGGTGAACTACACCGGCCGCCCGAGCTCCCTCACCGAGGTGCCCAGGTTCGCCGAACACGCCGGTGGCGCACGGATCTTCCTGAAGCGGGAAGACCTCAACCACACCGGCTCCCACAAGATCAACAATGTGCTCGGCCAGGCACTGCTCACCAAGCGCATGGGCAAGACCCGCGTGATCGCCGAGACCGGCGCCGGCCAGCACGGCGTCGCCACGGCGACGGCCTGCGCACTGTTCGGCCTCGACTGCACCATCTACATGGGCGAGATCGACACCCAGCGCCAGGCCCTCAACGTGGCCCGGATGCGCATGCTCGGCGCCGAGGTCATCGCCGTGAAGTCCGGCAGCCGCACCCTCAAGGACGCCATCAACGAGGCGTTCCGCGACTGGGTCGCCAACGTCGACCACACCCACTACCTCTTCGGCACGGTCGCCGGCCCGCACCCCTTCCCCGCCATGGTCCGCGACTTCCACCGCGTCATCGGCGTCGAGGCCCGCCGCCAGATCCTGGAGCGCGCCGACCGTCTCCCCGACGCCGCCGTCGCCTGCGTCGGCGGTGGCTCCAACGCCATCGGCCTCTTCCACGCCTTCATCCCCGACGCGGACGTACGCCTGATCGGCTGCGAACCGGCGGGCCACGGTGTGGAGACCGGCGAGCACGCGGCCACCCTCACCGCGGGCGAGCCCGGCATCCTGCACGGCTCCCGCTCCTACGTCCTGCAGGACGACGAGGGCCAGATCACCGAGCCGTACTCGATCTCGGCCGGTCTTGACTACCCGGGCATCGGCCCCGAGCACTCGTACCTCAAGGACAGCGGCCGCGGCGAGTACCGCGCGGTCACCGACGACGCCGCCATGCAGGCGCTGCGCCTGCTGTCGCAGACCGAGGGCATCATCCCGGCCATCGAGAGCGCCCATGCGCTCGCCGGGGCCCTGGAGGTCGGCCGGGAGCTGGGCAAGGACGGGCTGATCGTCGTCAACCTGTCCGGGCGCGGCGACAAGGACATGGACACGGCCGCTCGCTACTTCGGCCTCTACGACACCGACGCCGAGGTCGCCGCCGATGCCAACGGTGGCGCCGCCGAGATCCAGGGGGACGCCAAGTGA
- the trpA gene encoding tryptophan synthase subunit alpha, whose protein sequence is MSGNIQLLTDTLHAARAEGRSALIAYLPAGFPTVDGGIEAIKAALDGGADVVEVGLPHSDPVLDGPVIQTADDIALKGGVRIADAMRTVREAHGATGKPILVMTYWNPIDRYGVERFTAELAEAGGAGCILPDLPVQEAALWREHAEKHGLATVFVVAPSSKDERLAQITAAGSGFVYAASLMGVTGTRESVGAQAQDLVERTRATGTDLPVCVGLGVSDARQAAEVAGFADGVIVGSAFVKRMLDAPDDAAGVEAVRALAGELAKGVRGQA, encoded by the coding sequence GTGAGCGGAAACATCCAGCTGTTGACGGACACCCTGCACGCCGCCAGGGCCGAGGGCCGCTCCGCGCTCATCGCCTACCTGCCGGCCGGGTTCCCCACCGTGGACGGCGGAATCGAGGCGATCAAGGCCGCACTCGACGGCGGCGCGGACGTCGTCGAGGTCGGTCTGCCGCACAGCGACCCCGTCCTCGACGGCCCCGTCATCCAGACCGCCGACGACATCGCCCTCAAGGGCGGGGTCAGGATCGCGGATGCCATGCGTACCGTCCGCGAGGCGCACGGGGCCACCGGCAAGCCGATCCTCGTCATGACGTACTGGAACCCCATCGACCGCTACGGCGTCGAGCGCTTCACCGCCGAGCTGGCGGAAGCGGGCGGCGCGGGCTGCATCCTGCCCGACCTGCCCGTGCAGGAGGCCGCCCTCTGGAGGGAGCACGCCGAGAAGCACGGGCTCGCGACGGTCTTCGTCGTGGCGCCCAGCAGTAAGGACGAGCGGCTCGCGCAGATCACCGCGGCGGGCAGCGGCTTCGTCTACGCCGCCTCGCTGATGGGCGTCACCGGTACCCGCGAGTCGGTGGGCGCGCAGGCCCAGGACCTGGTCGAGCGCACCCGGGCCACCGGCACCGACCTGCCCGTCTGTGTCGGGCTCGGCGTCTCCGACGCCAGGCAGGCCGCCGAGGTCGCCGGCTTCGCCGACGGCGTGATCGTCGGCTCGGCCTTCGTCAAGCGGATGCTGGACGCGCCGGACGACGCGGCCGGCGTCGAGGCCGTGCGGGCGCTCGCCGGTGAGCTGGCGAAGGGCGTGCGCGGGCAGGCGTAG
- a CDS encoding DsbA family protein has product MSEKNRDGKRTARERLAVEREKQKAADKRRRALIVGASVVCVLGLAAVIGVVAANAGKDDSSESSGPVVGPSGAQGKDGLAIPVGEESAKSTLTVWEDFRCPACKSFEEAYRSTIHELTDSGKLRVDYHLATIIDGGMGGTGSRNAANAAACAQDAGKFTPYHDVLFQNQPPEPDDAFAKNSKLLELAGKVKGLDTPAFRKCVEDGTHNSWVDKSNEAFKKGGFSGTPTVLLNGKNIYQDQTMTPAKLKQMVEEAAKG; this is encoded by the coding sequence GTGAGCGAAAAGAATCGTGACGGAAAGCGGACCGCCCGGGAGCGGCTGGCGGTCGAGCGTGAGAAGCAGAAGGCCGCCGACAAGCGGCGCCGCGCGCTGATCGTGGGCGCGAGCGTCGTCTGCGTCCTCGGACTCGCGGCGGTGATCGGAGTCGTCGCGGCGAACGCCGGCAAGGACGACAGCAGCGAGTCGTCGGGCCCGGTCGTGGGGCCCTCGGGTGCGCAGGGCAAGGACGGCCTCGCGATCCCGGTCGGCGAGGAGAGCGCCAAGTCGACGCTCACGGTCTGGGAGGACTTCCGCTGCCCGGCCTGCAAGTCCTTCGAAGAGGCCTACCGATCGACGATTCATGAGCTGACGGACTCCGGAAAGCTCAGAGTCGACTACCACCTGGCGACGATCATCGACGGCGGTATGGGCGGCACCGGCTCGCGCAACGCCGCCAACGCCGCGGCCTGCGCCCAGGACGCCGGGAAGTTCACGCCGTACCACGACGTGCTGTTCCAGAACCAGCCCCCCGAGCCCGACGACGCCTTCGCCAAGAACAGCAAGCTCCTGGAGCTCGCGGGCAAGGTGAAGGGCCTGGACACGCCCGCCTTCCGCAAGTGCGTCGAGGACGGCACCCACAACAGCTGGGTCGACAAGTCCAACGAGGCCTTCAAGAAGGGCGGCTTCAGCGGCACGCCGACCGTGCTGCTGAACGGCAAGAACATCTACCAGGACCAGACGATGACCCCCGCCAAGCTGAAGCAGATGGTGGAGGAGGCCGCCAAGGGGTGA
- the lgt gene encoding prolipoprotein diacylglyceryl transferase translates to MELAYIPSPSRGVIHLGPIPLRGYAFCIIIGVFVAVWLGNKRWIARGGRSGTVADIAVWAVPFGLVGGRLYHVITDYQLYFSEGRDWVDAFKIWEGGLGIWGAIAFGALGAWIGCRRRGIPLPAYADAVAPGIALAQAIGRWGNWFNQELYGRPTDLPWALEITSSTDGRVPGTYHPTFLYESLWCIGVALLVIWADRRFKLGHGRAFALYVAAYCAGRAWIEYMRVDDAHHILGLRLNVWTALIVFALAVTYLVVSAKKRPGREEVVEPGATADGEVEGGDEADGEKAATDSPDSSDRSEASEASEASDDSDTSDTSDASDAESKKESSDAAESAKKS, encoded by the coding sequence ATGGAACTTGCCTACATTCCCAGCCCGTCGCGCGGGGTGATCCACCTCGGTCCCATTCCGCTGCGCGGCTACGCCTTCTGCATCATCATCGGTGTCTTCGTAGCCGTCTGGCTCGGCAACAAACGCTGGATCGCCCGGGGCGGGCGATCCGGCACGGTGGCCGACATCGCGGTCTGGGCCGTGCCGTTCGGCCTGGTCGGCGGGCGCCTCTACCACGTGATCACGGACTACCAGCTGTACTTCAGCGAGGGCCGCGACTGGGTGGACGCCTTCAAGATCTGGGAGGGCGGCCTCGGCATCTGGGGCGCCATCGCCTTCGGTGCGCTGGGCGCGTGGATCGGCTGCCGCCGCCGTGGCATCCCGCTGCCCGCGTACGCCGACGCCGTCGCCCCCGGCATCGCCCTCGCCCAGGCGATCGGCCGCTGGGGCAACTGGTTCAACCAGGAGCTCTACGGGCGGCCGACCGACCTCCCGTGGGCGCTGGAGATCACGTCCTCGACGGACGGGCGGGTGCCGGGCACCTACCACCCGACGTTCCTGTACGAGTCGCTGTGGTGCATCGGTGTCGCCCTGCTGGTGATCTGGGCCGACCGCCGCTTCAAGCTGGGCCACGGCCGGGCGTTCGCGCTGTACGTCGCCGCGTACTGCGCGGGGCGCGCCTGGATCGAGTACATGCGGGTCGACGACGCCCACCACATCCTGGGCCTGCGGCTCAACGTCTGGACCGCGCTGATCGTGTTCGCGCTGGCGGTGACGTACCTCGTGGTGTCCGCGAAGAAGCGGCCCGGCCGGGAAGAGGTCGTGGAGCCGGGTGCCACCGCCGACGGTGAGGTCGAGGGCGGTGACGAGGCCGACGGCGAGAAGGCCGCGACGGACTCCCCGGACTCTTCGGACCGCTCGGAGGCATCGGAGGCCTCGGAGGCGTCCGACGACTCCGACACCTCTGACACGTCGGACGCATCGGACGCGGAGAGCAAGAAGGAATCCAGCGACGCGGCCGAGTCGGCCAAGAAGAGCTGA
- a CDS encoding HpcH/HpaI aldolase/citrate lyase family protein, whose amino-acid sequence MTPYPLTWLYAPGDRPHVVAKALTSGADIVIVDLEDAVAPDRKDYARSATADLLAEPDHPVPVHVRVNALDTPAAAKDLQALATRPGLSGIRLPKVRSADQIVHLAETTPPSAGGAPPLHALLESALGIERAYAIASAHPSLRGIALGESDLRADLGIRGDAGLDWSRSRVIVAARAAGLAPPPQSVHPDIRDLDGLAATCAHGRALGFLGRTAIHPRQLPVIERAYLPTEEELEQAETIIKAAATNCGAQALPDGSFIDAAVVATAQRTLSLARRT is encoded by the coding sequence GTGACGCCCTACCCCCTGACCTGGCTGTACGCCCCCGGCGACCGCCCTCATGTGGTGGCCAAGGCCCTGACGTCCGGCGCCGACATCGTCATCGTCGACCTGGAGGACGCGGTCGCCCCGGACCGCAAGGACTACGCCCGGTCGGCCACCGCCGACCTGCTCGCCGAACCGGATCACCCCGTCCCCGTCCATGTCCGCGTGAACGCCCTGGACACTCCGGCGGCGGCCAAGGACCTTCAGGCTCTGGCCACGCGCCCCGGCCTGTCCGGCATCCGTCTGCCCAAGGTGCGGTCCGCCGACCAGATCGTCCACCTCGCGGAGACCACGCCGCCCAGCGCGGGGGGCGCCCCGCCGCTGCACGCCCTGCTGGAGTCCGCCCTGGGCATCGAGCGCGCGTACGCGATCGCCTCCGCCCATCCGTCCCTGCGCGGGATCGCCCTCGGCGAGTCGGACCTGCGGGCCGACCTGGGAATCCGGGGCGACGCGGGCCTCGACTGGTCCCGCTCCCGGGTCATCGTCGCGGCCAGGGCCGCGGGCCTGGCCCCACCGCCCCAGTCGGTCCACCCCGACATCCGTGACCTGGACGGCCTGGCGGCAACCTGCGCGCACGGCCGTGCCCTGGGCTTCCTGGGCCGTACGGCCATCCACCCGCGCCAGCTCCCGGTGATCGAACGGGCCTACCTCCCCACGGAGGAAGAGCTGGAGCAGGCGGAGACGATCATCAAGGCGGCGGCCACGAACTGCGGCGCCCAGGCCCTCCCGGACGGAAGCTTCATCGACGCGGCGGTGGTCGCGACGGCCCAGCGAACCCTGTCCCTGGCGCGACGCACCTGA
- a CDS encoding CaiB/BaiF CoA transferase family protein encodes MTEASQATRVTETAKAPLTGLRVLDLATLFAGPLAATMLGDFGAEVVKVEHPEKPDPSRGHGPSKDGVGLWWKVLGRNKRTITLNLSKPGGRATLLRLVATADVVIENFRPGTLEKWDLGWPELSAANPRLVLARITGFGQFGPYAHRPGFGTLAEAMSGFAALTGEPDAPPTLPPFGLADSIAGLATAYAVMTALAARERTGEGQVVDMALIEPMLLALGPQATWYDQLGYVQERTGNRSANNAPRNTYRTADGTWVAVSTSAQSIAERVMHLVGRPELIDEPWFATGADRARHADVLDKAVGDWIARHTRTDVLAAFDKAEAAVAPIQDVRDVMTDPQYAALDTITTVDDPELGPLRMQNVLFRLSATPGTIRWTGRPHGADTDEILTDLGLTASELTALREEGAL; translated from the coding sequence ATGACCGAGGCATCGCAGGCAACCCGGGTGACGGAAACCGCCAAGGCTCCGCTGACCGGCCTCCGTGTCCTCGACCTGGCCACTCTCTTCGCCGGTCCCCTCGCGGCCACGATGCTCGGCGACTTCGGCGCGGAGGTCGTCAAGGTCGAGCACCCCGAGAAGCCGGACCCCTCCCGTGGCCACGGCCCGTCGAAGGACGGCGTCGGCCTGTGGTGGAAGGTCCTCGGCCGCAACAAGCGCACGATCACCCTGAACCTCTCCAAGCCCGGCGGTCGCGCCACCCTCCTGCGCCTGGTCGCCACCGCGGACGTCGTCATCGAGAACTTCCGCCCCGGCACCCTGGAGAAGTGGGACCTCGGCTGGCCGGAGCTCTCCGCCGCCAACCCCCGGCTGGTCCTCGCCCGGATCACCGGCTTCGGACAGTTCGGCCCCTACGCCCATCGCCCGGGCTTCGGCACCCTCGCCGAGGCGATGAGCGGCTTCGCCGCGCTCACCGGCGAACCGGACGCGCCCCCGACGCTCCCGCCCTTCGGCCTGGCCGACTCGATCGCGGGCCTCGCCACCGCGTACGCCGTGATGACGGCCCTGGCCGCGCGCGAGCGCACCGGCGAGGGCCAGGTCGTCGACATGGCCCTCATCGAGCCGATGCTGCTGGCGCTCGGCCCGCAGGCGACCTGGTACGACCAGCTCGGCTACGTCCAGGAACGCACCGGCAACCGCTCCGCCAACAACGCCCCGCGCAACACCTATCGCACCGCGGACGGCACCTGGGTCGCCGTCTCCACGTCGGCCCAGTCGATCGCCGAGCGCGTGATGCACCTGGTGGGGCGCCCCGAGCTGATCGACGAGCCGTGGTTCGCGACGGGCGCCGACCGGGCCCGCCACGCCGACGTCCTCGACAAGGCGGTCGGCGACTGGATCGCCCGCCACACCCGCACCGACGTCCTCGCGGCCTTCGACAAGGCGGAGGCGGCGGTGGCCCCCATCCAGGACGTACGGGACGTGATGACGGACCCCCAGTACGCGGCCCTCGACACGATCACCACCGTCGACGACCCCGAACTGGGTCCGCTCCGCATGCAGAACGTCCTCTTCCGCCTCTCCGCCACCCCCGGCACGATCCGCTGGACGGGCCGCCCGCACGGCGCGGACACGGACGAGATCCTCACCGATCTGGGCCTGACGGCCTCCGAGCTGACGGCCCTGCGCGAGGAGGGCGCGCTGTGA
- the rbsK gene encoding ribokinase — MTDIVVLGSTNMDLVTYVEKAPQRGETVTGREFRTIPGGKGANQAIAAARAGGNVLMIGAVGNDAYGTHLRSTLEHSGVDTDDLRTADGPSGTAHIVVDDEGGNAIVVIPGANGTLDHLGPGDEGVIASADTLLLQLEIPLAAVLAGAQAARRHGVRTILTPAPAQPLPDELFAAVDLLVPNEHEAATLTGRTDPRDAAIGLLDLVPAVVVTLGALGSLYVSRGADPVTVPAPKVNAVDSTGAGDTFVGALAVALGEERPMHEALAWAAAAAALSVQREGATAAMPYRPEIEERYAS, encoded by the coding sequence ATGACCGACATCGTCGTGCTCGGCAGCACGAACATGGACCTCGTCACGTACGTCGAGAAGGCCCCGCAGCGCGGCGAGACCGTGACGGGCCGGGAGTTCCGTACGATCCCCGGCGGCAAGGGCGCCAACCAGGCGATCGCGGCGGCCCGCGCGGGCGGCAACGTCCTGATGATCGGCGCCGTCGGCAACGACGCCTACGGCACCCATCTGCGCTCCACCCTCGAACACTCCGGCGTGGACACCGACGACCTCCGCACGGCCGACGGCCCCTCCGGCACCGCACACATCGTCGTGGACGACGAGGGCGGCAACGCGATCGTCGTGATCCCCGGCGCGAACGGCACACTGGACCACCTCGGCCCGGGCGACGAGGGCGTCATCGCCTCCGCCGACACGCTGCTGCTCCAGTTGGAGATCCCGCTGGCCGCGGTCCTCGCCGGCGCCCAGGCGGCCCGCCGCCACGGGGTGCGCACGATCCTCACCCCGGCCCCCGCACAGCCTCTGCCGGACGAACTCTTCGCCGCCGTCGACCTGTTGGTCCCCAACGAACACGAGGCCGCCACCCTCACCGGCCGCACGGACCCCCGCGACGCGGCCATCGGGCTGCTCGACCTGGTCCCCGCGGTCGTCGTCACCCTGGGCGCGCTCGGCAGCCTGTACGTCAGCCGCGGCGCAGACCCTGTGACCGTCCCCGCCCCGAAGGTCAACGCCGTCGACTCCACCGGCGCCGGCGACACCTTCGTCGGCGCCCTCGCGGTGGCGCTCGGCGAAGAGCGGCCCATGCACGAGGCCCTGGCCTGGGCGGCCGCGGCAGCCGCCCTGTCGGTCCAGCGCGAGGGCGCCACGGCGGCGATGCCGTACCGCCCCGAGATCGAGGAACGGTACGCGTCATGA
- a CDS encoding ADP-ribosylglycohydrolase family protein has translation MLRLTWVQPEDLLGHELRQAALDGREPSRIAARWRAAGGSQAPLRAGSSPEPASRYLRTLAKDLLDELADLPSRLNDDEPTDLEKIKSRCPDWPSGPRTSTAPPAPTRYEAAWLGRAVGCLLGKPVEKLPLEAIRQLAASTGNWPLSTYFTARGVPEDVLTAHPWNRRSATTSLAENIDGMPEDDDLNYPLLNLLLLQRHGKAFTTADVARLWLDELPPGRTFTAERIAHRNLLLGIEPPHTARHRNPFREWIGALIRADVHGWTNPADPAAAAEQAHRDATLTHTANGVYAAMFTAAVIAQAATATGPQDIHACLRTGLRVIPPNSRLAEAIHHAVRLAGTHEDFDTVVDELHAAHADTHHWVHAIPNTALIAAALTHADGDFTGSVCRAVSGGWDTDSNGATAGSIAALLAGTPTALPDRWTAPLKNRLATSVADFNGTGFDTLARLTHELTHRLTPLEAAHP, from the coding sequence ATGCTCCGGCTGACCTGGGTCCAGCCCGAGGACCTGCTCGGCCACGAACTGCGCCAGGCGGCTCTGGACGGCAGGGAGCCGTCGAGGATCGCGGCGCGGTGGAGGGCGGCGGGCGGCAGCCAGGCCCCGCTGCGGGCCGGCTCGTCCCCGGAGCCGGCGTCGAGATATCTGCGGACACTGGCGAAAGACCTGCTGGACGAACTGGCGGACCTGCCCAGCAGGTTGAACGACGACGAGCCGACGGATCTGGAGAAGATCAAGTCCCGGTGCCCGGACTGGCCGAGCGGTCCCCGTACCTCCACAGCACCGCCCGCCCCCACCCGCTACGAGGCCGCCTGGCTGGGCCGAGCCGTCGGCTGCCTTCTGGGCAAGCCCGTGGAGAAACTCCCCCTCGAAGCCATCCGCCAACTGGCCGCATCCACCGGCAACTGGCCCCTGAGCACCTACTTCACCGCTCGCGGCGTTCCCGAGGACGTCCTCACCGCCCACCCGTGGAACCGCCGCTCGGCGACCACCTCCCTCGCCGAGAACATCGACGGCATGCCCGAGGACGACGACCTCAACTACCCCTTGCTCAACCTCCTCCTGCTGCAACGCCACGGAAAGGCCTTCACCACCGCCGACGTGGCCCGCCTCTGGCTCGACGAACTCCCACCGGGCCGCACCTTCACAGCCGAGCGCATCGCCCACCGCAACCTCCTCCTCGGCATCGAACCCCCGCACACGGCCCGCCACCGCAACCCCTTCCGCGAATGGATCGGCGCCCTCATCCGCGCGGACGTCCACGGCTGGACCAACCCCGCCGATCCGGCCGCCGCGGCCGAACAGGCCCACCGCGACGCCACCCTCACCCACACCGCCAACGGCGTCTACGCGGCGATGTTCACGGCGGCGGTCATCGCACAGGCGGCGACGGCGACGGGCCCTCAGGACATCCACGCCTGCCTGCGCACCGGCCTCAGGGTGATCCCGCCGAACTCCCGCCTGGCCGAGGCGATCCACCACGCCGTCCGGCTCGCCGGGACCCACGAGGACTTCGACACGGTCGTCGACGAACTCCACGCCGCCCACGCGGACACCCACCACTGGGTCCACGCCATCCCCAACACCGCCCTGATCGCCGCCGCCCTCACCCACGCGGACGGCGACTTCACCGGCTCCGTCTGCCGTGCCGTGTCGGGAGGCTGGGACACGGACTCCAACGGCGCGACCGCGGGCAGCATCGCCGCGCTCCTCGCCGGCACCCCCACCGCCCTCCCCGACCGCTGGACAGCCCCTCTCAAGAACCGCCTCGCCACCTCCGTCGCCGACTTCAACGGCACCGGCTTCGACACACTCGCCCGGCTGACGCACGAGCTCACCCACCGGCTCACCCCCTTGGAGGCCGCTCACCCATGA
- a CDS encoding ADP-ribosylglycohydrolase family protein — protein sequence MTPKAEESGGPRLDERITGALVGAAVGDALGGPVEGYSPDQILERHGGRIHGIVGPWNGDAWRTARPIAPYHKGDGHVTDDTLMTHALIRVYGTVRDHLDAYAIADHLVPDLMTNPRWIPELESQALPLHRIFLAEKWLVTRLHYGHVDPREAGVGNIVNCGAAMYMAPVGLVNAAAPRAAYTEALDIAGAHQSSYGREAAGVFAAAVAAACTPGATPDSVVQASLSLAKDGTRTAIEKVCEAAGAHSDFESALAPLREAVTPYDTVGPDYRQPSLGARRPSRLHAIEELPVALGMLLVASGDYRQAVLGAVNYGRDCDSIATMAGALCGALGSSVPEDWSKTVAEASRLDLWEPARTLTEVAGEIHARDVRRHRAREAAFTALEGRACSG from the coding sequence ATGACGCCCAAAGCAGAAGAAAGCGGTGGCCCGCGTCTCGACGAGCGGATCACCGGCGCCCTGGTCGGCGCGGCGGTCGGCGACGCCCTCGGCGGCCCGGTGGAGGGCTACTCCCCCGACCAGATCCTCGAACGCCACGGCGGCCGTATCCACGGCATCGTCGGGCCCTGGAACGGCGACGCCTGGCGCACGGCCCGCCCCATCGCCCCGTACCACAAGGGCGACGGGCACGTCACCGACGACACGTTGATGACGCATGCGCTGATCCGCGTCTACGGGACGGTCCGCGACCACCTCGACGCGTACGCGATCGCCGACCACCTGGTCCCGGACCTGATGACGAACCCGCGCTGGATCCCGGAACTGGAGTCGCAGGCCCTGCCCCTCCACCGCATCTTCCTGGCGGAGAAGTGGCTGGTGACGCGCCTCCACTACGGCCACGTGGACCCGCGTGAGGCGGGCGTCGGCAACATCGTCAACTGCGGGGCGGCGATGTACATGGCCCCGGTCGGCCTGGTCAACGCGGCCGCCCCGAGGGCCGCGTACACCGAGGCGCTGGACATCGCGGGCGCCCACCAGTCGTCGTACGGCCGTGAGGCGGCGGGCGTCTTCGCGGCGGCGGTGGCGGCGGCGTGCACGCCGGGCGCCACACCGGACTCGGTCGTCCAGGCCTCTCTCTCCCTGGCCAAGGACGGCACGCGGACCGCGATCGAGAAGGTCTGCGAAGCGGCCGGCGCCCACAGCGACTTCGAGTCGGCCCTGGCGCCGCTCCGGGAGGCGGTCACCCCGTACGACACGGTCGGCCCCGACTACCGACAGCCCTCGCTCGGCGCCCGCCGCCCGTCCCGCCTGCACGCCATCGAGGAACTCCCCGTCGCCCTGGGCATGTTGCTGGTCGCGAGCGGCGACTACCGCCAGGCGGTCCTGGGCGCCGTGAACTACGGCCGTGACTGCGACTCCATCGCGACGATGGCGGGCGCCCTGTGCGGCGCCCTGGGCTCATCGGTCCCGGAGGACTGGTCGAAGACGGTCGCGGAGGCCAGCCGCCTCGACCTCTGGGAACCGGCTCGCACGCTGACCGAGGTGGCTGGGGAGATCCACGCCCGTGACGTCCGCCGGCACCGTGCCCGGGAGGCGGCCTTCACCGCACTGGAGGGCCGAGCATGCTCCGGCTGA